One genomic region from Anopheles bellator chromosome 2, idAnoBellAS_SP24_06.2, whole genome shotgun sequence encodes:
- the LOC131209741 gene encoding uroporphyrinogen-III synthase-like codes for MRKVVVILKSESENTDNYGALLEKHGFEPVFIPTLEFSFKHLDVLRDRLLSPYKYSGLIFTSPRSITAVRDAVQGQKLKDDWKTLENYSVGETSRDLIQRTLDLDTKGHHAGNASNLADFIKTDLYNKTVTMPFLFPCGNLKQDVLQNKLSEYGYSLDSVEVYETVPHRELESNLVALFQGEREEKSDRRIDSLLFFSPSGINYCAHVFEKHRINLAGKKIVAIGPSTKKAIENKGITVHRTAEKPSPDYVMSALLQDT; via the coding sequence ATGCGCAAGGTGGTGGTGATACTGAAatcggaaagtgaaaacacgGACAATTACGGGGCGCTGCTGGAGAAGCATGGGTTTGAGCCCGTTTTCATTCCGACGCTGGAGTTTTCTTTCAAGCACCTCGACGTTCTGCGGGACCGATTGCTTTCGCCTTACAAATACTCAGGGCTGATATTCACCAGTCCCCGGAGCATAACAGCCGTCCGGGACGCTGTGCAGGGTCAGAAGCTAAAAGACGACTGGAAAACGCTGGAGAACTATTCCGTTGGGGAAACGTCCCGTGATCTGATCCAGAGAACGCTCGATCTTGACACGAAGGGTCACCACGCGGGGAATGCGAGCAATTTGGCCGATTTCATAAAGACCGATCTGTACAACAAAACCGTAACGATgccctttctctttccctGCGGCAACCTCAAGCAGGACGTGTTGCAGAACAAGCTGTCCGAGTACGGTTACTCGCTGGATTCGGTCGAAGTGTACGAAACGGTGCCTCATCGGGAACTGGAAAGCAATTTGGTCGCCCTATTTCAGGGTGAGCGCGAAGAGAAGAGTGATCGTCGAATCGACAGCCTACTGTTCTTCAGCCCGTCTGGCATCAATTACTGTGCGCACGTGTTTGAGAAGCATCGAATAAATTTGGCCGGGAAAAAGATCGTAGCGATCGGACCGAGTACGaagaaagcgatcgaaaacAAGGGCATCACGGTGCACCGAACCGCAGAAAAACCGTCTCCCGATTATGTGATGAGTGCCCTCTTGCAGGACACCTAA